Sequence from the Pedobacter sp. D749 genome:
AAAGAGGCAAATGTTAGTATTTTTGTTTTGGATAAAACAGGATCAATATTATTCTTAAAATACTTTGTTTCTTTAAACGGATATTGAGATTGAATAGTGATTAGGAAAATAAGGCTGAAATTTCCCTGGGTACTTTTAATCACCTCGTACCAGCCATTATAAAAAAACAGTACTGAACTGCCTTCTTTTATGGTAGTTGGATCTATTTCAGAAACCTTATAACTACTCCAAAACTTAAGCTGATTATTTTGAAAGGTTAATAGATTTATTCCATTATTCTCGCGAAAAGATGTAATAAAATCAATTGCATTTTTAGGATTCAGATGAAATTGTTTGGCTTTGGCAACTTCCTGCTTATTGGCCAAAAATGTTTGTACAGCTTTCTCTTTGATTAAAATCTTCTGTTGAATTTCTTCTGCATCGTGTTCTAACAGCTCACCCCTGGTGGTAAACCTGCTTAGCGAAATAGAAGTTACCATGAGGCAACAGCCCAAAACAAGCAATAGAAATCTTATTTTTACACCAAAGCTCATTTTCATCTACGGATAAAGATATTAAATATTGATAAAAAACAACGCCATAAACAGTTAAGTTTATGGCGCTAATATTCTATTTGAATAAATTAAGCTATTACAGCACTACTTGTCTGTACTTCGCGGCTTACTTTCTTAACCAATCCCTGTAATACATTCCCAGGGCCAACCTCTACAAATTCAGTTGCGCCATCTGCAAGCATGTTACCTACTGTCTGTGTCCAACGCACAGCACCGGTTAATTGTTTAATTAAATTAACTTTTATTTCAGCTGGATCTGTATAGGGCTTAGCATCAACATTTTGATAAACAGGGCAGATTGGTGATGCAATATTAGTGGCTTCAATAGCCGCTTGTAATTCGATTTTTGCCGGCTCCATTAAAGGAGAGTGAAAAGCACCTCCTACGTTTAATTTTAACGCTCTTTTTGCTCCGGCTTCAGTTAATTTGGCACAAGCAAGATCAATACCTTCTATGCTGCCCGAAATTACCAATTGCCCGGGGCAGTTGTAATTTGCAGGGACCACTACAGCATCAATTTCGGCACAGATTTTTTCAACCACATCATCAGCTAAACCTAAAATAGCTGCCATGGTTGATGGT
This genomic interval carries:
- the fabD gene encoding ACP S-malonyltransferase, whose translation is MKAYIFPGQGAQFVGMGKDLYENPKAAVLFEQANEIIGFRISDIMFSGTDEELKQTNVTQPAIFLHSVILAKVLGDDFKPDMVAGHSLGEFSALVVADALSFEDGLKLVIARANAMQKACEAQPSTMAAILGLADDVVEKICAEIDAVVVPANYNCPGQLVISGSIEGIDLACAKLTEAGAKRALKLNVGGAFHSPLMEPAKIELQAAIEATNIASPICPVYQNVDAKPYTDPAEIKVNLIKQLTGAVRWTQTVGNMLADGATEFVEVGPGNVLQGLVKKVSREVQTSSAVIA